In one window of Vulpes vulpes isolate BD-2025 chromosome 1, VulVul3, whole genome shotgun sequence DNA:
- the AIF1 gene encoding allograft inflammatory factor 1 isoform X3, with translation MSQTRDLQGGKAFGLLKAQQEDRLDEINKQFLDDPKYSSDEDLPSKLEAFKKKYMEFDLNGDGDIDIMALKRMLEKLGVPKTHLELKKLIREVSSSSGETFSYSDFLKMMLGKKSAILKMFYSYIRPLLHSNEELQRHAATWMNLLSVMLSKRR, from the exons ATGAGCCAAACCAGGGATTTACAGG GAGGAAAAGCCTTCGGGCTCCTGAAGGCCCAGCAGGAAGACAGACTGGATGAAATCAACAAG CAATTCCTGGATGATCCCAAATATAGCAGTGATGAGGATCTGCCCTCCAAACTGGAAGCCTTCAAGA AGAAGTACATGGAGTTTGACCTAAATGGAGACGGAGATATCG ATATCATGGCCCTGAAGCGAATGCTGGAGAAACTTGGTGTCCCCAAGACCCATCTGGAGCTCAAGAAATTAATCAGGGAGGTGTCCAGCAGCTCTGGGGAGACCTTCAGCTACTCTGACTTTCTCAAGATGATGTTGGGCAAGAAATCTGCCATCCTAAAAAT gTTCTATTCATACATCAGACCATTATTACACAGCAACGAGGAACTACAAAGACATGcagcaacgtggatgaacctccTTAGTgtaatgttgagcaaaagaagatAG
- the AIF1 gene encoding allograft inflammatory factor 1 isoform X4, translated as MSQTRDLQGGKAFGLLKAQQEDRLDEINKQFLDDPKYSSDEDLPSKLEAFKKKYMEFDLNGDGDIDIMALKRMLEKLGVPKTHLELKKLIREVSSSSGETFSYSDFLKMMLGKKSAILKIILMYEEKAREQEKPAGPPAKKDISELP; from the exons ATGAGCCAAACCAGGGATTTACAGG GAGGAAAAGCCTTCGGGCTCCTGAAGGCCCAGCAGGAAGACAGACTGGATGAAATCAACAAG CAATTCCTGGATGATCCCAAATATAGCAGTGATGAGGATCTGCCCTCCAAACTGGAAGCCTTCAAGA AGAAGTACATGGAGTTTGACCTAAATGGAGACGGAGATATCG ATATCATGGCCCTGAAGCGAATGCTGGAGAAACTTGGTGTCCCCAAGACCCATCTGGAGCTCAAGAAATTAATCAGGGAGGTGTCCAGCAGCTCTGGGGAGACCTTCAGCTACTCTGACTTTCTCAAGATGATGTTGGGCAAGAAATCTGCCATCCTAAAAAT AATCCTGATGTACGAGGAAAAAGCAAGAGAACAGGAGAAGCCAGCAGGTCCCCCAGCTAAGAAAGATATCTCTGAGTTGCCCTGA
- the AIF1 gene encoding allograft inflammatory factor 1 isoform X1 yields the protein MSQTRDLQGGKAFGLLKAQQEDRLDEINKQFLDDPKYSSDEDLPSKLEAFKKKYMEFDLNGDGDIGEKRVFQGSVRTQEEGGLPWSAPFLVVWERVQLLEEELEWKYIMALKRMLEKLGVPKTHLELKKLIREVSSSSGETFSYSDFLKMMLGKKSAILKMFYSYIRPLLHSNEELQRHAATWMNLLSVMLSKRR from the exons ATGAGCCAAACCAGGGATTTACAGG GAGGAAAAGCCTTCGGGCTCCTGAAGGCCCAGCAGGAAGACAGACTGGATGAAATCAACAAG CAATTCCTGGATGATCCCAAATATAGCAGTGATGAGGATCTGCCCTCCAAACTGGAAGCCTTCAAGA AGAAGTACATGGAGTTTGACCTAAATGGAGACGGAGATATCGGTGAGAAAAGGGTGTTCCAGGGAAGTGTGCGGACCCAAGAAGAGGGAGGTCTCCCCTGGAGTGCTCCATTCCTGGTGGTTTGGGAGAGGGTCCAGCTCCTAGAAGAGGAACTAGAATGGAAAT ATATCATGGCCCTGAAGCGAATGCTGGAGAAACTTGGTGTCCCCAAGACCCATCTGGAGCTCAAGAAATTAATCAGGGAGGTGTCCAGCAGCTCTGGGGAGACCTTCAGCTACTCTGACTTTCTCAAGATGATGTTGGGCAAGAAATCTGCCATCCTAAAAAT gTTCTATTCATACATCAGACCATTATTACACAGCAACGAGGAACTACAAAGACATGcagcaacgtggatgaacctccTTAGTgtaatgttgagcaaaagaagatAG
- the AIF1 gene encoding allograft inflammatory factor 1 isoform X2, with the protein MSQTRDLQGGKAFGLLKAQQEDRLDEINKQFLDDPKYSSDEDLPSKLEAFKKKYMEFDLNGDGDIGEKRVFQGSVRTQEEGGLPWSAPFLVVWERVQLLEEELEWKYIMALKRMLEKLGVPKTHLELKKLIREVSSSSGETFSYSDFLKMMLGKKSAILKIILMYEEKAREQEKPAGPPAKKDISELP; encoded by the exons ATGAGCCAAACCAGGGATTTACAGG GAGGAAAAGCCTTCGGGCTCCTGAAGGCCCAGCAGGAAGACAGACTGGATGAAATCAACAAG CAATTCCTGGATGATCCCAAATATAGCAGTGATGAGGATCTGCCCTCCAAACTGGAAGCCTTCAAGA AGAAGTACATGGAGTTTGACCTAAATGGAGACGGAGATATCGGTGAGAAAAGGGTGTTCCAGGGAAGTGTGCGGACCCAAGAAGAGGGAGGTCTCCCCTGGAGTGCTCCATTCCTGGTGGTTTGGGAGAGGGTCCAGCTCCTAGAAGAGGAACTAGAATGGAAAT ATATCATGGCCCTGAAGCGAATGCTGGAGAAACTTGGTGTCCCCAAGACCCATCTGGAGCTCAAGAAATTAATCAGGGAGGTGTCCAGCAGCTCTGGGGAGACCTTCAGCTACTCTGACTTTCTCAAGATGATGTTGGGCAAGAAATCTGCCATCCTAAAAAT AATCCTGATGTACGAGGAAAAAGCAAGAGAACAGGAGAAGCCAGCAGGTCCCCCAGCTAAGAAAGATATCTCTGAGTTGCCCTGA
- the AIF1 gene encoding allograft inflammatory factor 1 isoform X5, whose amino-acid sequence MSQTRDLQGGKAFGLLKAQQEDRLDEINKQFLDDPKYSSDEDLPSKLEAFKNIMALKRMLEKLGVPKTHLELKKLIREVSSSSGETFSYSDFLKMMLGKKSAILKMFYSYIRPLLHSNEELQRHAATWMNLLSVMLSKRR is encoded by the exons ATGAGCCAAACCAGGGATTTACAGG GAGGAAAAGCCTTCGGGCTCCTGAAGGCCCAGCAGGAAGACAGACTGGATGAAATCAACAAG CAATTCCTGGATGATCCCAAATATAGCAGTGATGAGGATCTGCCCTCCAAACTGGAAGCCTTCAAGA ATATCATGGCCCTGAAGCGAATGCTGGAGAAACTTGGTGTCCCCAAGACCCATCTGGAGCTCAAGAAATTAATCAGGGAGGTGTCCAGCAGCTCTGGGGAGACCTTCAGCTACTCTGACTTTCTCAAGATGATGTTGGGCAAGAAATCTGCCATCCTAAAAAT gTTCTATTCATACATCAGACCATTATTACACAGCAACGAGGAACTACAAAGACATGcagcaacgtggatgaacctccTTAGTgtaatgttgagcaaaagaagatAG